The Ruania alba genome window below encodes:
- a CDS encoding FAD-binding dehydrogenase — MTDTDVIVVGAGLAGLVTATELTRRGERVLLLDAEPAASLGGQAHWSFGGLFLVDSPEQRRLGVRDNAGLAFADWVGAADFAAGADRGEGPDAQGYTWAQRFVEFASGPMRSWLHGKGVRWFPLVQWAERGGYPAGGHGNSVPRFHVTWGTGPGVLAPFLTAAREAREEGLLEVRLRHRVTSLVTTDGVVTGVRVDQLEPSEVRRGELSGREVIGTVELSAGAVVLATGGMGGDHDTVRAAWPAEAGRLPDELLSGVPESTDGSGIRIAGDVGAAQVHNDRMWHYPEGIEMHSPVWRRHGVRILPGPSSLWLDADGVRLPPPLFPGFDAHGALRHVTGHQHQHSWFVLNKAIMETEFALSGSDLNPDLTEKDPRLLAQRVLPGAAGPLAEFARRSPDFVWGHDPTELAHGMNALVGTNQIDPAALAALIDARDAQVRTGLGKDPQVTAIHHARRYIVDKRMRVAPPRPLTTIKDGPLLAVRLRVLTRKSLGGLHTDGQARVLRGDGTVLPGLYAVGEAAGFGGGGIHGHRALEGTFLGGCLFSGKVAGEAI; from the coding sequence GGTCACCGCCACCGAACTGACACGTCGCGGGGAGCGGGTGCTGCTGCTCGATGCCGAACCGGCGGCCTCGCTCGGCGGCCAGGCGCACTGGAGCTTCGGGGGCCTGTTCCTGGTGGACTCCCCCGAGCAGCGCCGCCTCGGCGTGCGCGACAACGCCGGCCTCGCCTTCGCCGACTGGGTCGGCGCCGCTGACTTCGCAGCCGGGGCGGACCGCGGCGAGGGGCCCGACGCTCAGGGCTACACCTGGGCGCAGCGATTCGTGGAGTTCGCGTCCGGGCCGATGCGCTCCTGGCTGCACGGCAAAGGAGTGCGCTGGTTCCCGCTCGTGCAGTGGGCCGAGCGCGGCGGGTACCCGGCCGGTGGCCACGGCAACAGCGTGCCCCGCTTCCACGTCACCTGGGGCACCGGGCCCGGTGTGCTGGCCCCGTTCCTGACCGCGGCCCGGGAGGCGCGCGAGGAAGGGCTGCTGGAGGTCCGGCTCCGGCACCGGGTCACCTCCCTGGTGACCACTGATGGCGTCGTGACGGGGGTCCGTGTGGATCAGTTGGAGCCCTCGGAGGTGCGTCGCGGTGAACTCTCCGGCCGGGAGGTGATCGGCACGGTCGAGCTCTCCGCCGGTGCCGTGGTGCTGGCCACCGGCGGCATGGGCGGCGACCATGACACGGTCCGGGCCGCCTGGCCTGCCGAGGCGGGTCGGCTGCCGGACGAGCTGCTCTCCGGGGTTCCGGAGAGCACCGACGGCAGCGGCATCCGGATCGCAGGCGACGTCGGAGCCGCGCAGGTGCACAACGACCGGATGTGGCACTACCCGGAGGGCATCGAGATGCACTCGCCGGTGTGGCGCCGGCACGGGGTCCGAATCCTGCCCGGGCCGAGCTCGCTGTGGCTGGACGCCGACGGTGTACGGCTGCCCCCGCCACTGTTCCCAGGATTCGACGCCCACGGTGCGCTGCGGCACGTGACCGGGCATCAACACCAGCATTCTTGGTTTGTGCTGAACAAGGCCATCATGGAGACCGAGTTCGCCCTCTCCGGTTCCGACCTGAACCCCGACCTCACCGAGAAGGACCCCCGGCTCCTCGCTCAGCGGGTGCTGCCCGGAGCCGCCGGACCGCTGGCCGAGTTCGCCCGTCGTTCCCCGGACTTCGTCTGGGGCCACGACCCGACCGAACTGGCCCACGGGATGAACGCCCTCGTAGGCACCAACCAGATCGACCCCGCCGCCCTGGCCGCCCTGATCGACGCACGGGACGCGCAGGTGCGCACGGGACTGGGCAAGGACCCGCAGGTGACGGCGATCCACCATGCCCGCCGCTACATCGTCGACAAGCGGATGCGGGTGGCGCCCCCACGGCCGCTGACCACTATCAAGGACGGCCCGTTGCTCGCCGTCAGGTTGCGCGTGCTCACCCGCAAGAGCCTCGGCGGTCTGCACACCGACGGCCAGGCTCGCGTGCTGCGTGGCGACGGCACCGTGCTCCCCGGGCTGTACGCCGTCGGGGAAGCGGCCGGGTTCGGTGGCGGTGGCATCCACGGGCACCGAGCCCTCGAAGGCACCTTCCTCGGCGGGTGCCTGTTCAGCGGGAAGGTCGCCGGCGAGGCGATCTGA